In Kangiella koreensis DSM 16069, a single window of DNA contains:
- the aroF gene encoding 3-deoxy-7-phosphoheptulonate synthase, protein MIIILRHDASEQDAQEILQKIDAAGLKPLHMPGSERTVIGALGDERVLESLHLENLPQVDLVKPVLSKYKLVSREIYAQDTVVQVGNTPVGSEQFTIMAGPCAIESEDQLLETARYVKQAGATVLRGGAFKPRTSPYSFQGLGVEGLKIMHQVGKETGLDTITELMDVNDLDDVARYISAIQIGARNMQNYTLLKAVGETQKPVLLKRGLSATIEELLLAAEYIVASGNPNVMICERGIRTFETATRNTLDLNAVAFIKERSHLPVIVDPSHGTGVRTLVSPMAKAAVACGADGVIIECHRSPKESVSDAAQALSPQDFHTLMQQLAPFVTASGRTLAEVAYAS, encoded by the coding sequence ATGATTATTATTCTTCGACACGATGCATCAGAGCAAGATGCGCAGGAAATATTGCAAAAAATTGACGCTGCAGGTCTTAAGCCGCTACATATGCCGGGCAGTGAACGCACTGTCATCGGTGCTTTAGGTGATGAACGTGTTTTAGAGTCGCTACACCTGGAAAATCTGCCGCAGGTTGATTTGGTTAAGCCTGTGTTGAGTAAATACAAGTTGGTTAGCCGTGAAATTTATGCCCAGGATACCGTTGTACAGGTTGGCAACACGCCGGTAGGGTCTGAGCAATTTACCATCATGGCCGGCCCGTGTGCCATTGAGAGCGAGGATCAGCTTTTAGAAACCGCGCGTTACGTTAAACAGGCGGGCGCAACAGTGTTACGCGGCGGTGCCTTTAAGCCGCGCACTAGCCCTTACTCTTTTCAGGGGTTAGGTGTTGAAGGTTTAAAAATCATGCATCAGGTGGGTAAGGAAACAGGTTTAGACACCATTACAGAGCTCATGGACGTTAACGATCTGGACGACGTCGCGCGTTATATTTCTGCGATTCAAATTGGCGCTCGTAATATGCAAAATTACACGTTGCTTAAAGCAGTGGGTGAAACCCAAAAGCCTGTATTGCTTAAGCGTGGTTTATCGGCAACGATTGAAGAGTTATTGCTTGCTGCCGAATATATTGTTGCCAGCGGGAATCCCAATGTCATGATTTGCGAGCGCGGCATCAGGACTTTTGAAACTGCCACCCGTAACACGCTTGATTTAAATGCAGTTGCGTTTATTAAAGAGCGCAGCCACTTACCGGTGATTGTGGATCCATCACACGGTACCGGAGTTCGCACGCTGGTGTCTCCGATGGCCAAAGCTGCGGTGGCCTGTGGTGCTGATGGTGTCATTATCGAGTGCCATAGAAGCCCTAAAGAATCGGTATCGGATGCCGCTCAAGCGCTTTCCCCTCAAGACTTCCATACTTTAATGCAGCAACTTGCACCTTTTGTCACAGCAAGTGGCAGAACTTTGGCAGAGGTGGCTTATGCAAGTTAA
- a CDS encoding anthranilate synthase component II, whose protein sequence is MKALLIDNFDSFIYNLDYELQLLGFEVNVVRNDAEYGYVSNLASKADCIVLSPGPGKPSEAGCCAKLLQDFQKTKPILGVCLGHQVIVEAFGGVVEKAQQVVHGKVSKLLLKEKSTLFSDIKGSIAVARYHSLVATTVPESLLITATSEQGEIMAVQHNELPIFGVQFHPESIMSFAGYKLLRNFITTVESHSGKSVKEARHDAVA, encoded by the coding sequence ATGAAAGCATTATTAATCGATAACTTCGACTCCTTCATTTATAACCTCGACTATGAATTGCAGTTACTTGGGTTTGAAGTCAACGTAGTGCGTAACGATGCTGAGTATGGGTATGTTTCTAACCTGGCTAGTAAAGCAGACTGTATTGTTTTGTCTCCGGGTCCAGGCAAGCCGTCCGAAGCTGGCTGTTGTGCGAAGTTACTTCAAGACTTCCAAAAAACGAAGCCAATTTTAGGTGTTTGCTTAGGGCACCAGGTAATTGTTGAAGCTTTTGGTGGTGTGGTAGAAAAAGCACAACAAGTGGTACATGGAAAAGTATCCAAGCTTTTATTAAAAGAGAAATCAACATTGTTTTCTGACATAAAAGGAAGTATTGCTGTAGCAAGGTATCACTCACTGGTTGCAACAACCGTACCTGAGTCGCTATTAATTACGGCCACATCAGAGCAGGGTGAGATTATGGCCGTACAACATAATGAGCTGCCTATTTTCGGTGTTCAGTTCCATCCAGAAAGCATTATGAGCTTTGCTGGTTATAAGCTACTACGCAACTTTATTACTACCGTTGAAAGCCACTCAGGCAAATCTGTAAAGGAGGCTCGCCATGATGCAGTTGCTTGA
- the trpD gene encoding anthranilate phosphoribosyltransferase, producing the protein MMQLLETIYQGESLNYLQATESFQAVLQGRVEAPVVAAMLAALKTKGESVEEIAGAAYALRQEAVKFPQSDFSVSDCCGTGGDGLNTINVSSIVSILAATAGVKIVKHGNRSVSSKCGSADLMEQLDINIHVSPEQSKQLLDDVNFSFLFAPDYHPGVKHVMPIRQSLKTRTIFNLIGPLANPALPEVQLLGVYDKKYCRPFAEILKILGAKKALVVHGSGLDEIAVHDSTFAVSLDDGVIQEFTLSPENFGISRHSIASIQANDVEDNVAAAKQLLKGQGSDAHIDMVAVNCGALLVLNNLADDFKAGTKLAKELLKSGQAYQQLQKIKEASYA; encoded by the coding sequence ATGATGCAGTTGCTTGAAACAATCTATCAAGGTGAAAGTTTAAATTACTTGCAGGCAACAGAATCATTTCAAGCTGTTCTACAGGGGCGGGTTGAAGCTCCTGTGGTTGCAGCAATGCTGGCAGCTTTAAAAACTAAAGGTGAGTCAGTCGAGGAAATTGCCGGAGCTGCTTATGCGCTGCGTCAAGAAGCCGTGAAGTTTCCACAGAGTGACTTTTCAGTAAGTGATTGCTGTGGCACCGGTGGTGATGGCCTGAACACGATTAATGTTTCAAGCATTGTTAGCATATTAGCTGCTACGGCTGGCGTCAAAATAGTTAAGCATGGAAACCGCTCGGTTTCTTCGAAGTGTGGTTCTGCAGATCTGATGGAGCAGCTCGATATCAATATTCATGTCAGTCCGGAACAGAGCAAGCAGTTGTTGGATGATGTGAATTTTTCTTTTTTATTTGCGCCAGACTACCATCCCGGCGTTAAGCATGTGATGCCAATCAGACAGTCACTTAAAACACGAACCATTTTTAATCTGATAGGACCATTGGCAAATCCAGCATTGCCCGAAGTGCAATTACTTGGAGTCTATGACAAAAAGTATTGCCGACCTTTTGCAGAGATTCTAAAAATACTCGGTGCCAAAAAGGCATTGGTGGTCCATGGTTCGGGGTTGGATGAAATTGCGGTGCATGATAGTACATTTGCTGTTTCTCTTGATGATGGAGTGATCCAAGAGTTCACTCTTTCGCCAGAAAACTTTGGAATTAGTCGACACAGTATTGCCAGTATTCAGGCAAACGACGTTGAAGATAATGTTGCTGCTGCCAAACAATTGTTGAAAGGTCAGGGCAGTGATGCACATATTGATATGGTAGCTGTCAATTGTGGGGCTTTGCTTGTTTTGAATAATCTTGCGGATGATTTTAAGGCGGGTACAAAACTGGCCAAGGAGTTATTAAAAAGTGGTCAAGCCTATCAGCAATTACAAAAGATAAAAGAGGCCTCCTATGCTTAA
- a CDS encoding anthranilate synthase component 1: MQVNTLTKKLPLSLLPCEVFGLLTTNGRTSHTALLETAEPGTQKSKRSISMVSAAAVIEGLDGTVTIKSLNDNGKSFIRALAKSDGVPAGFTQDASSEVITYTLNEGNYGNGFYESQRLTQPTIADVLTLITEQIQCNQKADNVSSCLIGAMSFDLVDQYEALPSLNKTTPDFKFYLADQLVIQEDDSQSAKIIVKGFGDNATNTVRLGVAIDSIESKLLSSSKTPSLIATSMSHTFTPLQSSDFKIDVTDEQFAGKVEKIKQRIIEGDAFQVVLSRTFSTECDDAFKAYQVLRKSNPGPYMYYINFADSQLFGSSPESALKVFDNSKVTLYPIAGTRKRAITESGAINFELDAKTEFELISDEKEGAEHMMLVDLARNDLAKVIKAGSRQVTQLKRIVKYSNVMHMVSEVIGELRDDINPMHAYRACANMGTLTGAPKIKAVEIIRELEQKPRGYYGGAVSIYNANQEFDSAIIIRSAEVADGVAKVSAGAGIVYDSKPELEANETFHKAKAVLNACQLAEQEINEQDINENLKEKSKESAA; this comes from the coding sequence ATGCAAGTTAATACGCTAACCAAGAAGCTGCCGCTTTCTTTATTGCCCTGCGAGGTGTTCGGCCTGTTAACGACTAACGGTCGTACATCTCACACCGCGCTGTTGGAGACTGCTGAGCCTGGCACTCAGAAGAGTAAGCGCAGTATTAGTATGGTTTCAGCGGCGGCTGTAATAGAAGGTCTTGATGGTACTGTAACCATCAAAAGTCTCAATGATAATGGCAAAAGTTTCATAAGAGCTCTTGCCAAGTCTGATGGAGTTCCAGCTGGTTTTACACAGGACGCATCCAGCGAGGTAATAACCTATACGCTTAATGAAGGAAACTACGGCAATGGATTCTATGAAAGTCAGCGCCTGACTCAGCCAACTATTGCAGATGTGCTGACTCTGATAACCGAGCAGATTCAATGCAACCAAAAAGCAGATAATGTCAGCTCCTGTTTGATTGGTGCCATGAGTTTCGATCTTGTTGATCAGTATGAAGCCTTGCCATCACTTAATAAGACAACACCCGACTTCAAGTTTTATCTGGCTGACCAGTTGGTGATTCAGGAAGATGACTCACAGTCCGCTAAAATCATTGTTAAAGGTTTTGGCGACAATGCCACTAATACTGTCCGGTTGGGCGTTGCTATAGACTCGATAGAGTCAAAGTTATTATCTTCTTCTAAAACACCATCCTTAATCGCAACATCCATGAGCCATACTTTTACTCCATTACAGAGTAGTGATTTTAAAATCGATGTCACGGATGAGCAATTTGCAGGAAAAGTCGAGAAGATTAAACAGCGCATTATTGAGGGCGATGCTTTTCAGGTGGTCTTGTCGCGCACTTTCTCTACTGAGTGTGATGATGCTTTTAAAGCCTATCAAGTACTGAGGAAGTCTAATCCAGGTCCATACATGTACTACATTAATTTTGCGGACAGTCAGCTGTTTGGTTCTAGTCCTGAAAGTGCCCTGAAGGTTTTCGACAACAGCAAAGTTACTCTGTACCCCATTGCAGGAACCCGTAAGCGTGCCATTACAGAAAGCGGTGCAATAAACTTTGAGCTGGATGCAAAAACTGAATTTGAGCTTATCAGTGATGAAAAGGAAGGGGCGGAACATATGATGCTGGTCGATCTGGCACGCAATGACTTAGCTAAAGTTATTAAAGCCGGTAGTCGTCAGGTCACACAGTTAAAACGTATTGTGAAGTATTCGAATGTGATGCATATGGTTTCGGAAGTGATTGGTGAGCTTCGTGATGATATCAATCCCATGCATGCCTATCGTGCATGCGCCAATATGGGAACCTTAACTGGTGCACCCAAAATCAAGGCGGTGGAAATTATTCGAGAATTAGAGCAAAAGCCGCGTGGTTATTATGGCGGAGCAGTCAGTATTTACAATGCGAATCAAGAATTTGATAGCGCCATTATCATTCGCTCTGCTGAAGTGGCTGACGGGGTCGCCAAAGTTTCGGCTGGTGCGGGAATTGTTTACGACTCAAAACCAGAACTGGAAGCGAATGAAACCTTTCATAAGGCCAAGGCGGTTCTCAATGCATGCCAGTTAGCTGAGCAGGAAATAAATGAGCAGGACATAAATGAGAACCTGAAAGAAAAGAGTAAGGAGAGTGCGGCATGA
- the trpCF gene encoding bifunctional indole-3-glycerol-phosphate synthase TrpC/phosphoribosylanthranilate isomerase TrpF, translating into MLNVLETILEHKRSVIGNTADYHDLEPSQRSFYDALSKPHYGFIMECKKASPSKGLIRAKFDLDQIVPVYDQYADAISVLTEERFFRGSFSNLQKVRKLTDKPLLCKDFILSPKQIRQARYFGADAVLLMLSVLNDKDYTICQEQAESLNMDVLTEVHTEAELERAIKLGAKIIGINNRNLKDLSTSFEHTQALAKKIPADRLVVTESGINTHQDVLDLSQFSDACLVGSSLMKEDDLELAARQLVYGDIKVCGVTQQSDADLLQELPASCVGVIFVPNSKRCVDSNIITSSKPLIGVFQDQSIDEVVSAAQQYRLQAVQLHGDESLDFAQAIKQQVTDIKVSKVFHVGPEISSEIFEKELKTLLDTYDEVLLDTEVTNSTQNQRGGTGVSFDWSLLRNLNPQLFSQKLRIAGGVNAENIQNLKQLGVINVDLSSSVESSPGVKGKDLLAYFFRAARPQSGRNQFNSADREVDNNLNPVAVGGISS; encoded by the coding sequence ATGCTTAATGTATTAGAAACTATCCTTGAACATAAGCGTAGTGTGATTGGTAACACAGCTGACTATCATGATTTAGAGCCTAGTCAACGAAGCTTTTATGATGCACTCAGTAAGCCACATTACGGTTTTATTATGGAGTGTAAGAAAGCATCGCCTTCCAAAGGGCTAATTCGTGCCAAGTTTGATTTAGACCAAATTGTGCCAGTTTATGACCAATATGCAGATGCCATTTCAGTACTCACTGAAGAGCGATTTTTTCGTGGCAGTTTTTCCAATCTACAGAAAGTAAGAAAGCTTACCGATAAGCCTTTACTGTGCAAAGATTTCATCTTGTCGCCAAAGCAAATTCGTCAGGCGCGTTACTTTGGAGCTGATGCCGTTTTGTTAATGCTGTCAGTTCTTAATGATAAAGACTATACAATTTGTCAGGAGCAGGCCGAAAGTTTAAACATGGATGTGCTGACCGAAGTTCATACAGAAGCAGAGCTGGAGCGAGCGATAAAGCTTGGAGCTAAGATTATTGGCATCAACAACCGAAACCTCAAAGATTTATCAACCAGTTTCGAGCACACTCAGGCACTCGCAAAAAAAATACCTGCGGACCGTTTGGTGGTCACTGAATCTGGTATTAATACCCACCAAGATGTATTAGACCTTTCTCAGTTTTCAGATGCCTGTTTGGTAGGTTCCAGTCTGATGAAGGAAGATGACTTGGAGTTAGCGGCACGGCAACTGGTATATGGCGACATTAAAGTTTGCGGTGTGACGCAACAATCTGATGCTGATCTCTTGCAAGAACTTCCAGCCAGTTGTGTCGGTGTGATTTTCGTGCCGAATTCAAAACGTTGTGTTGATAGCAACATAATAACTTCCTCAAAACCTCTGATCGGAGTTTTTCAAGATCAGTCCATTGATGAGGTTGTGTCTGCTGCTCAGCAATACAGACTGCAAGCCGTACAGCTACATGGTGATGAAAGTTTAGACTTTGCTCAAGCCATTAAGCAGCAAGTTACTGATATTAAAGTATCCAAAGTTTTTCATGTTGGACCTGAAATATCATCAGAGATTTTTGAAAAAGAACTGAAGACTTTACTTGATACCTATGACGAAGTTTTGCTGGATACAGAAGTGACCAATTCAACACAAAATCAACGGGGTGGAACCGGTGTCAGTTTTGATTGGTCATTACTACGCAATCTGAATCCACAATTATTTAGCCAGAAACTGCGAATTGCCGGTGGTGTAAACGCAGAGAACATTCAAAATCTTAAACAGCTAGGTGTCATCAACGTTGATCTGTCCAGCTCGGTTGAGTCCAGTCCTGGAGTCAAAGGTAAGGATTTGCTGGCATACTTTTTCAGAGCTGCCCGACCACAGTCTGGTCGTAACCAATTTAATTCTGCAGACCGTGAGGTGGATAATAATCTAAACCCGGTCGCTGTTGGAGGTATTTCATCATGA